GTGGGCCCTGGTTCGCCCTGGGTCGCGGTGGCGAAGAAGCATGTGTTCGGAGTGGTCGGCATCGAGTCCCTCGCCGGGCCGAGCGAGTCACTGATCATCGCGGACCGGCACGCGCAGCCTGATCTAGTCGCGGCCGACCTGCTCACCCAGGCCGAGCATACCGGCGATAACACGGTCATCCTTCTGACCGACAGCCCTGACCTGGCGGCGGCCGTGCAGACTGAGGTGGAAGCTCAGCTCTCCGAGTTGGGCCGCTCGGAGCTCACCCGGCGCTCGCTGGAGGAGTGCAGCCTGGTCGTGGTGACGGAGACGCTGCGTCAGGCTGTGGCGATTGCCAACGACATCGCCCCGGAGCACCTGCAGATCCTGGTGCAGGACCCCTTTGACCTGCTGGAGGGGATCGAAAACGCAGGCTGCATCTTCCTCGGAGAGAAGGCGCCGGTGCCGCTGGGAGACTACGCAGCCGGGCCAAGTCACGTGCTGCCGACCTACGGAACGGCACGCTTCTCGTCGCCGTTGTCAGTCAATGACTTCCTGGTGACCTCGTCGGTCATCTACGCGAACTCCGACGGTCTCGATCGACTCGCTGGAGACGTGATTGAGCTGGCCGAGGGCGAGGGCCTGACCGCCCATGCTGAGGCCGTGCGTCGCCGGCAGCGATAGCAGACCTACTGAGCACCACCGACACCGCAAGCTGGAGGAACTGATGCGGACCGCAACCCTCAACCGCGAGACGAAGGAAACCCAGATCACGCTCACCCTGAACCTGGACGGCACCGGCGAGTTCGACATCGACACCGGCGTCGGGTTTTTCGACCACATGCTCTCCCACGTGGCCAAGCACGGGCTCTTTGACCTCACCCTCAAGGCCACCGGCGACCTGCACATCGATGCGCACCACACCGTGGAGGACGTGGGCATCGTCTTCGGCCAAGCCCTGGCGAAGGCAGTGGGCGACAAGAAGGGTCTCGTCCGCTTCGGGACCGGCATGGCGCCGCTCGACGAAGCGCTGGTGACCGTGGTCGTCGACTTCGGCGGGCGCTCACATCTGGAGTACGGCCTGATCCTGCCCACAGAGAAGGTGGGCGATTTCGACTCGGAACTCGCGCGTGAGTTCTTCATCGCCCTGGCTGCGAACGCCGGGATGGCGATTCATGTCATACAGCAGTCCGGCCGGAACACGCACCACATCCTGGAGTCGGCCTTCAAGTCCCTCGGACGAGCCCTGGATGAGGCGACCCAGATCGATCCGCGCAAGACTGGCGTGCCATCGACCAAGGGGGTCCTGTAGCCGAGACGAAGGCGCTCCTGCACCGAACCCCACTGCGGCGAGCAGGTCCGGCCCCCTGAGTTAGGGGTCTGACCGTGGCCTATCCCGACTCTCACTTCTGTCCTGGCAGAATCCCGGCGGAGGCGTGCGGCGTCTTGAGGACGCTCTTGCCTCCGCCTTTTTTGCGGACGGGGTTGACATGCATAACCAGGCTATCTATAATTAGGAATGTATCACATTATCAAAAGAGAGAGCCATGACACAGCAGAGGCTGAGCGAGGCGACCAAGGGGACGGGGCGGAGCGTAACACGGCAGCGAGAGGCGATCCTCGAGTTCCTGCAGGGCACCACTTCGCACCCGACAGCGATGCAGATCTTCGACCAGGTCCGGGACGAGTTGCCCCATATCACCCTCGCGACAGTGTACCGAAACCTGGCGGTTCTGCAGGAACTGGGGCTGGTGCAGGAGCTGGAGGCGGGAACTGCGTCGGCCCATTTCGACGCTGTGGTGAGGGAGCATTGCCACGTTCGGTGCCTGGGCTGCGGGCGGGTCGACGACGTCGAGATTCCCGACCCGGAGAACCTGGACGAGAGCGCACACGTCGCAAGTGGATACACGATCACCGGGCATCACCTTGTGTTTGAGGGGTACTGCCAGACTTGTCGCGAAGCAACACAACCCGATCAGACCAACTAGGAGGGACAGACAATGGCTTTGAAGGGCTCGCAGACCGAGAAGAACATCCTCACAGCTTTTGCAGGAGAGTCGCAGGCCAGGAACCGCTACACCTACGCGGCCAGCAAGGCCAAGGCCGAAGGCTACGAGCAGATCTGCG
The nucleotide sequence above comes from Armatimonadia bacterium. Encoded proteins:
- the hisD gene encoding histidinol dehydrogenase codes for the protein MKTLDARSRDLSALEALRHRTFEEVPTEVEDSVRQIMEDVRDRGDVAVVEHTRKLDCPTFTAEHLPITEEEIQAAYAEVDAAWIGAFRRARENVQRFQERAKHHSWLETFDGLVMGHQVTPVRSAGIYTPAKHAPLPSSLLMSAIPARVAGVERIVLATPPRTDGSVDPTMLVAAAECGVDEAYRIGGAQAIAALAYGTETIEAVVKIVGPGSPWVAVAKKHVFGVVGIESLAGPSESLIIADRHAQPDLVAADLLTQAEHTGDNTVILLTDSPDLAAAVQTEVEAQLSELGRSELTRRSLEECSLVVVTETLRQAVAIANDIAPEHLQILVQDPFDLLEGIENAGCIFLGEKAPVPLGDYAAGPSHVLPTYGTARFSSPLSVNDFLVTSSVIYANSDGLDRLAGDVIELAEGEGLTAHAEAVRRRQR
- the hisB gene encoding imidazoleglycerol-phosphate dehydratase HisB, with the translated sequence MRTATLNRETKETQITLTLNLDGTGEFDIDTGVGFFDHMLSHVAKHGLFDLTLKATGDLHIDAHHTVEDVGIVFGQALAKAVGDKKGLVRFGTGMAPLDEALVTVVVDFGGRSHLEYGLILPTEKVGDFDSELAREFFIALAANAGMAIHVIQQSGRNTHHILESAFKSLGRALDEATQIDPRKTGVPSTKGVL
- a CDS encoding transcriptional repressor, whose protein sequence is MTQQRLSEATKGTGRSVTRQREAILEFLQGTTSHPTAMQIFDQVRDELPHITLATVYRNLAVLQELGLVQELEAGTASAHFDAVVREHCHVRCLGCGRVDDVEIPDPENLDESAHVASGYTITGHHLVFEGYCQTCREATQPDQTN